A stretch of Ursus arctos isolate Adak ecotype North America unplaced genomic scaffold, UrsArc2.0 scaffold_4, whole genome shotgun sequence DNA encodes these proteins:
- the LOC113250385 gene encoding soma ferritin-like gives MQEYAPLGDPTDRAQTCYYDEESDVPVYIPFFQDQAEVKRQQAKQFIKYLKERQSKVCLPVTKRPDVESWGTDLQAIVIALELEKALHKHLQDLKSLASKNSETDLLEFLKKFLDKQKRNIKYLEYQHSYQKDLERLTAMEGSSEQLAAASGKEA, from the exons ACCTGTTACTATGATGAAGAGTCTGATGTACCTGTTTACATCCCCTTTTTCCAAGACCAAGCAGAGGTGAAGAGACAACAGGCAAAGCAGTtcataaaatatctaaaagagCGTCAGAGTAAAGTCTGCCTTCCGGTGACTAAG AGGCCTGACGTAGAGTCCTGGGGAACTGACCTGCAAGCTATAGTGATCGCTCTGGAGTTGGAAAAGGCATTACACAAACACCTGCAAGACCTGAAGAGCTTGGCTTCTAAGAATAGTGAAACCGAT ctcTTAGAATTCCTGAAAAAGTTCTTGgataaacaaaaaaggaacatAAAGTATCTGGAATACCAGCATAGCTATCAGAAGGATTTAGAAAGGCTGACTGCGATGGAAGGCTCATCTGAACAGCTTGCCGCAGCGTCAGGCAAAGAGGCTTAA